In the genome of Montipora foliosa isolate CH-2021 chromosome 3, ASM3666993v2, whole genome shotgun sequence, one region contains:
- the LOC137996317 gene encoding melanocortin receptor 4-like — MEKEESAIMLVNCVLNIVLAFTATIGNVLVLYAVWKKPTLRSPSILLLCGLASTDLAVGLIAQPLFIASSLIDLYTRSERLKITFRTGSNTIAFSLCGVSLGIIAGTSLDRLIAILKPLQYPSIVTVRRITCILLAIWAVCVVGGTIHIWEERIILPTIASWILIGFCISVTCHATIFKIVRRHRVEIQNQARAFEGADATASMASLQKSAFSAFIFFIVLAICYFPYLLVCIIYSARERREGRLGMYLAITVVFMNSALNPFLYGWRVPELRNAMLQVFRAKEVRSRNFVV, encoded by the coding sequence atggaaaaagaagaaagtgcAATCATGCTAGTAAACTGCGTTCTAAACATTGTGCTTGCTTTCACAGCGACCATTGGAAACGTGCTTGTCCTGTACGCAGTGTGGAAGAAGCCGACGCTTCGTTCGCCCTCTATCCTATTACTATGTGGTCTGGCGTCAACAGATTTAGCTGTTGGTTTGATCGCGCAACCTCTTTTTATAGCAAGTAGCTTAATTGACTTGTACACTCGATCGGAGAGACTGAAAATAACGTTTAGAACGGGATCTAACACCATTGCTTTCTCTCTCTGTGGAGTGTCCCTAGGCATAATTGCAGGAACCAGTCTTGACAGACTCATTGCCATTCTGAAGCCGCTGCAGTATCCCAGCATCGTTACTGTTCGGAGAATTACTTGTATTCTTCTAGCGATTTGGGCAGTTTGTGTAGTAGGAGGAACCATCCATATTTGGGAGGAAAGAATTATATTACCTACAATTGCCTCTTGGATATTAATCGGGTTTTGTATCTCCGTTACATGTCACGcgaccattttcaaaattgttcgGCGTCATCGAGTAGAAATTCAGAATCAGGCTCGAGCGTTTGAGGGAGCTGATGCCACCGCAAGTATGGCCAGCCTTCAAAAATCTGCCTTTAGTGCATTTATATTCTTCATTGTACTCGCGATTTGTTACTTTCCTTATCTCCTTGTTTGCATAATTTATTCCGCCCGTGAAAGAAGAGAGGGTCGTCTTGGCATGTATCTTGCCATCACAGTTGTCTTCATGAATTCGGCTTTAAATCCATTTTTATATGGTTGGAGAGTACCTGAGTTAAGAAATGCAATGCTACAAGTGTTTCGTGCCAAGGAAGTGAGATCCAGGAATTTTGTCGTTTGA